The following are from one region of the Etheostoma spectabile isolate EspeVRDwgs_2016 chromosome 17, UIUC_Espe_1.0, whole genome shotgun sequence genome:
- the cxcl12a gene encoding chemokine (C-X-C motif) ligand 12a (stromal cell-derived factor 1) yields the protein MDMKLLAVVAALTVVIYAPPTQAKPISLVERCYCRSTVNNLPRGYIRELRFIHTPNCPFQVIAKLKSNKEVCVNPEIRWLQQYLKNAINKLKKSKQVN from the exons ATGGATATGAAGCTGTTGGCAGTCGTAGCTGCTCTCACGGTGGTGATCTATGCGCCTCCAACACAAG cAAAGCCCATCAGTCTGGTGGAGAGATGCTACTGTCGTTCAACAGTCAACAACCTCCCACGAGGCTACATTCGAGAGCTCAGGTTCATCCACACACCCAACTGTCCCTTCCAAGTGAT TGCCAAGCTGAAGAGCAacaaagaagtgtgtgtgaacCCAGAGATCCGGTGGCTGCAGCAGTACCTGAAGAACGCCATCAACAA ATTGAAGAAATCCAAGCAGGTCAACTAA